Part of the Myxococcus fulvus genome, CGCGGGGAAGCGCAGGAAGGGCGTGTAGAAGCCGCTCTTCGTCGGGTCCTCCACCAGCTGCCGCTCGATCTGCGGCGGCACGCGCTGGAGGATGACGCGCGGGTGCACCTTCTTCTGGCGCAGCCCCTCGCGCATCAGCGCCGTCACCTGCTCCACGTAGGTCCCGAAGCCGGTGAGCCGGGCCACCCAGTCCTCGTAGTCCTTCACCGTGTCGAAGCGCAGCGTGTCGGCGAGCTGGTAGGCCGTCTGCACGCCCGGAGGCTGGCGGATGCCCTCGGGGATGCCGCCCACCTGGTTGACGGGCAGCAGGTGCCAGCCGAAGCGGAACTCCTCCAGCCACGTCTCGTGCTCCTTGCGGAACAGGTCCAGGTTGAGCTGGTCCTCCTCGGACAGCTTCGTCCGGTCCACCTTCTTCAGCTGCTCGAGCACCTGGCGCGAGTGCGTGTTGTCCGCCTGGAGCGCGGTGAGGCTCAGGTCATCCCAGCGCGTGTTCCAGCGCCGGTCTCCGGCGACGGACGCGTACGTCGGGCTGCGCTCCAGCTGGTATTGCCAGTCGCGCTCGAGGATGGAGCGCAGCGTGGTGGCCGCGTCCTGCTTCTTGGCTTCGGCATCCATGGACAGCATCAGGAAGAACCCCAGGGTGAGTCCGAGCAACCGCTTCACGAGAACAGCTCCAGCAAGTCTTCACGGGTGATGGCCGCCGCGCCGCCGGCCTCGCTCAGCGCTGCCTCCATCAGCGCGCGCTTCTTGTCCTGCAGCCCGAGGATGCGCTCCTCGACGGTGCCCTGCGACACCAGCCGATAGACGTTCACGGGCCGCTCCTGGCCGATGCGATGCGCGCGGTCCGCCGCCTGCGCCTCCGCGGCCGGGTTCCACCACGGGTCCACCAGGAACACGTGGTCGGCCGCCGTCAGGTTCAAGCCCGTGCCGCCCGCCTTCAGCGACATCAGGAGCACCGGCGGGCCGTCGTCCGCCTGGAAGCGCGCCGTCACCTCGCCCCGGTTCGCCGTGCTGCCGTCCAGCCGGTCGAAGCCGATGCCCGCGCGCTTGAGCGCCGGCTCGATGAGGTCGAGCAGCGACGTCCACTGCGAGAACACCAGCGCCTTGTGGCCCTCCGACACCGCCGTGTCGAGCGCCTCCACCAGCGTGTCCACCTTCGACGACGAGGTGGCCTTCTGCCCTGGCACCAGCGCCGGGTGGCACGCGGCCTGACGCAGGCGCAGGAGCGCCTCCAGCGCCTTGAGCACGCTGCCGCCCTCGTTGAGCAGGGCCACCACCTCCGCGCGCGTGGCCGCCATCACCGCGTCGTAGATGGAGCGCTCGCGCTCATCCAGCGACACGTGCATCACCGACTCGATGCGCGGCGGCAGCTCCGGCGCCACGTCGCGCTTGAGGCGGCGCAGCACGAAGGGACGGATGCGGCGGCGCAGCTCGCTCGCGGCGCCCGCGTTGCCCTCGGAGATGGGGCGCGCGAGCTTCTCCTCGAACTGCCGCCGTCCGCCGAGCAGGCCCGGGTTGGTGAAGTGCATCAGGCTCCACAGCTCGTCCAGGCGGTTCTCCAGCGGCGTGCCGCTGAGCGCCAACCGGAAGCCGGACTTGATTCCGAAGGCGGCGCGCGCCACCTGGCTCTCCGGGTTCTTGATGGCCTGCGCCTCGTCCAGCACCACCATGGCCCAGTCCTGCGCGCCCAGCACCGCCGCGTCCAGGCGCAGGATGGAGTACGTGGTGAGCGTCACGTCCGCCGCCGCGTCCAGCGCACGGCCAGGGCCGTGGTAGACGCAGACCTTCAGCGAGGGACGGAAGCGCTTGAGCTCCGCCACCCAGTTGGGCAGCACGCTGGTGGGGCACACCACGAGCGAGCCCTTGCCCAACACGCAGATGGTCTGGAGCGTCTTTCCCAGGCCCATGTCGTCCGCGAGGATGCCGCCCAGGCCCGCGCTCTTGAGGAAGCCCAGCCAGCTCACGCCCGTCTGCTGGTAGTGGCGCAGCGACGCGTTGAGTTCCTCCGGCAACACCGGCGGCGGCAGCTTCTCGAAGCCCTCGACGAGCGGCGCCAGCTTGTCCAGTCCCGGCGGAGGCGGCTGCTCCAGCGTCTCGCACAGCTGCGACAACTGCGGCAGCGCGTGGTTGGACACACGACCATCCGACTGACGCGCGGCCAGCAGGTCCGCCACGCGCTGGCCATTCTTCTCCAGCCAGGCGCGAGGTAGCGGGGCCCAACCACCGCCCACCAGCGGCACCAGCCCCAGCCCCTCCTGCCACGCGCGCACCACCGCGGCCGCGTCCACCGAGCGCGTCTCGCCGCCCTTGCCACCCTCCACCTGGAAGTCGAGCGTGAAGCGCACCTCCGGCACGCCCAGCGCGTTGGTTGCGCCCTCCACCGACAACGAGGGCTTGAGCCGCACGTCCGGGCTCACCACCGACGCGCCGTCACCCGCGAGGTCCCCGCCCCACCGCCGCAGCTTGTCCGCCCAGCGCACCATCTCCGGCCCCTGCACCGTCACCCGACGGCCGGGCACCAGGTTCAGCTCCTCGCGCAGCTCGTGCACCAGGCGCTGCTCCACGGCCTCGTCGCGCAGCGGCACCGCGCCGCGCAGGTACACCATGCGCCCGTTGTCGATGCGCACCGCCGGCGGCGCGCCGTAGACGAGCGTCGGCAGCACCGACAGCCCGGACTCCAGCTGGTGCAGCTCCAGCAGGATGCGCGGCTTGAGTTCGCGGTCGATGGACGGCACCCGCTTGGTGCGCACGTCCACGGGCATGCGGCGCCCCAGCTCCGGCAGCACCTTGGAGGTCAGCTCGCCGAGCTGCTCCGCGCCGTAGGTGCGCACGATGGGCAGGTTGTTGAGCCACGGGCCCGTCATGCTCGTCTCGCCCAGCCGCGCGAGCGCGTCACCCACCAGCGCCACGCCGGGGCTCACCACCTCCGTCACGCGGGGGTCGCGCGCCACCGTCACCACCAGCTGCCCGCCGCGCTCCTCCACCAGCGCCTGGGGCACCACGACTTCGTCGGGGATGGCCACGGGGCGACCGTCGAGCAGCACGTTGCGCGCCTGCACCAGCACCTTGAGCAGCGCCTCCAGCGTCTCGGGGGCCAGGGCGCCGCGGGTGCGCCGCTGCTCCAGGATGCGGTCGGCCAGCAGGTCGGCCTGCTCCACCTGGAGCTGCGCGGCCTGCGCGGGCTTCGCCATGTACGAGGCGAGGCTGCCGTCGAGCGGCTCCTCGCGCCCGTCCGCGTGGGCCAGCGTGCGCTTGAGCTGGAGGCCGTCGCCCGTGCGCGCGAAGTGGTACACCACGCGAGACCAGCGGGTGGCCGCCGTCTCCATGGGCGCGTCCGTCTTCTCCGCCTGCTGGAGCGACAGGGCCGCGGCCACCACGTGCTCGCACGGGTCCACGCGGCTGGGGCAGTCACACTCCCAGGCCTCGTCGGCCGGATAGAGCGTCACCGTGAAGGGAACCGGGCGCCCCGACGAGCGCACCCTCAGCTCCAGCTCGCTCTCCGTCTTCGACTGGAGGACCACCGCCCCGGCGCGGGAGAGGTTCACTCCGTTGGACCAGATACCGGGGCGGGCTTCCTTCCGGACGGCTTCGAGCAGTTGGACGGTGGCGGACATAGGGGATGGGAACTCCCTACGCCCCCGGGGTGCGCCGCGCAACGGCGATGCGCACCCCGGCCCCCCCGGCTCAGCCGCAGGTCAGCGTCCAGCGGCAGCTACCCGACAAGCACTCCTTCCCGTACAGGCAGGTGGCCCCTCGGGCCTTCTTCGGCTGGCACTTGCCGCTGTTGAGGCCCCAGCCGCAGTACTGGGTGGACGCGCAGTCGGCCTCCTCGTCGCAGATGCAGGTGCCGGAGCTGTTGCAGCCGGACGCGGTGCACGCGTCGCTGATGCACTCCTCCTTGAAGCGGCAGGACTCGCCCACGGCCTTGGAGTCCGGCGCGTAGCGCACGCCGCACAGGAGCGGGTACTGCGTCTCGCGGGTGGCCTTGTCCACGTAGGTGGCCACGCCGCTGGTGTCGATGTCCGCCGCCGCGTCCGCCATGCCCGTGCGCGGGTTGACGGCGCGCTCCCACGTCTTCAGGAAGGTCTCCGCCGAGCCCGACAGGGCCGCGGTGTTCGCGCCCACGCGGCCCAGGTCCTTGAGCAGGTCCGGCAGGTAGCCCACGTGCGCGAGGCCGTACTCGTCGAAGCCCGTGCCCAGGCGCGTGGGGCCCGCGACGTTCTGCTGCCGCAGGTGCGCGTCCGCCTCCGCCTGGAACGTGGCCGAGCACGCGCCGTGGTTGCCGAAGCGCGGACGGGTCTGCTGGATGAAGCCGTTCAGGTCCGCGCCGAAGGCCATGGGCACCTTGAGGCCCTGGCGACCGAACTCGACCGCCTGGGCGAGCGAGCGCGTGGAGCCGTGGCAGTTGTTGGCCACACCCGAGCGCGAGTACGTGCGCGTCTCGTCATGCGCCGTGCGCAGACCGAAGATGCCGCCCGTCTGGCGCAGGTAGCGCACCACCCACGCGGGCGTGGTCTTCTCGTCGTCCGCCAGCTTCGGGTTCATCACCTCGCGGAAGTGGCCGTGGGAGATGACCAGCGGGTAGTACGTGTTCGCCTGCGCCAGGGCGAAGGCGTCCTGCAGGCCCTTCTCCGACAGGTGCGCCACGTCGATGAGCATGCCCCGGCTCATCATCGCCTGGACCAGCGCCTTGCCATCCGCGGTGAGGCCCTTGGTGTTGCGGCAGTTGCCGGCCGCGTCGCGGTACACGTCGAAGCCGAGCGTCATCGTGTCCGTCGTCACGCCGCAGTCGGTGTCCACGTGGCACGTCTCCAGGAACTGCGCGGCCTGGAAGATGGCGTTGTGCAGCGCCGCGCCGCCGAAGCGGTTGTCCAGCTGGTGCACCGGCTGGAGCGAGCGCACACCCAACGAATAGAAGCGGTCCAGCTCCGTGCGCCAGTCCTTGGTGCCGAACAGCTTGCTCGTCTCGATGGAGAGCACCATGGCGAGCTTGCCGGAGGCGATGATGTTGCGCGCGTGCGAGGGCGTCAGGGCGATCTCCACCCAGTCGTTGCGCGCGTCGAAGTCACGCGCCATCTGGAGCTGCAGCTCCACGTCCACCATCTCGTCGCACGGCCGCGAGATGTTCTGGTACGGCAACACCTTGCAGAGGAACTCGTTGCTGACCAGCGACACCATCACCAGCGACATGCCGCCCTGGTGCGCCTGACGCAGCCACCCCTCCCACGACTGCTGATGGGCGATGGTGTCCCAGCGCGGCCACTGGGTGTTGACCGACATGCGGCCCAGGTGGATGCCGGTGTCGCCCTCGGTGCCCTCAATCTTGCCGATGAACTCCGAGCCCACCGCGCCGCCCAGGCCGAAGAGCGCCGCGAGCAGCGGGTTGCCGCCCAGGTTGATGCCTCCCGAGTTCGGGCACAGGTTGAGCAGGTTGCTCAAGTCCATGCGCACGCGAGCATGGTCGCTCTCCGGAAGGCCGCCGTCACAGCTCGTCAGCGAGCCGGTGTGGCTGCCGTGGAACCAGCCGCCGCCGAAGGCCTCCTCGGCGAACATGTGGTGGTGCAGCTCGGCGAAGCCCGGGGCGGCCAGCGCCTGGGATTCGACCTGGGTCGTGGGCTGTTCGGACGGCGCTTCCTCCTGCACGGGACCACACGCGAGCGTGAGACACAGGCTCAAGGGAAGAAGGGCCAGGACACCCTGGCGTCGATGACGCGGGGACATGAACATGGACGGGGGATTCCTTCTGGGGATGCGGGCGGATGGCTCCGCCGCCGCGGCCGTGAGGATACTCCCCGCTCGACGCGCATTTCGAGCCGCGTCCGTGCTGCTTGAAACATTCGGTGACAGTTGTCGCCGCCTTGCGTCATCGGCATCGCGTGGTGGTGCGGCGGCGACCCGGCGCGGCGCCCGCGAGCGGCGGTGTGAGGTGTAGCGGTATCCTCTCGCGCCGCACCTGGGCCGAGTCCCGTCGGCTCGTGCGACACGAGGACCTATGCACCTGGACGACTACACGCGATACGACGCGCTGGGGCTGGCGGAGCTGGTGCGGCAGAAGGAAGTCAGTCCCGACGAGCTGCTGCGCGCGGCGCTGGAGGCCATCGCCCGCGTCAATCCGAAGCTGAACGCGGTCATCGACGTCCGGGAAGCCGACGCGCGCGAGGCCTTGAAGCGCGGGGTGGCCGAGGGGCCCTTCCGCGGGGTGCCCTTCCTCATCAAGGACCTGGTGGTGCACGCGGCGGGAATCCCCACGGAGCTGGGCAGCCGGCTGGCCCGTGGGCTGGTGCTCCCGCATGACACGGTGTTGATGGAGCGCTATCGCCGCTCGGGCATGGTGCTGATGGGGCGGACGAACACGCCGGAGTTCGGCAACAACGCGACGACGGAGCCGGTGACGTACGGCCCCACGCGCAATCCCTGGGATTTGTCGCGCAGCCCGGGTGGCTCGAGCGGAGGCTCGGCGGCGGCGGTGGCGTCGGGCATCGTCCCGGTGGCGCACGGCAACGACGGAGGCGGCTCGCTGCGCATCCCGTCCTCCCTGTGTGGCGTGTTCGGATTGAAGCCCACGCGCGGGCGCGTCTCCGTCGGCCCGGACGGCGGCGACGCGGTCAACGGCCTGGGCATCGAGCATGTGATGACGCGCTCGGTGCGCGACAGCGCGGCGATGCTGGACGCCACGCAGGGGTATGCGCCGGGAGACCCGTACTTCGCGCCGCCGCCGGAGCGACCGTTCCTGGAGGAGGTGCGTCGGGAGCCCGGGAAGCTGCGCATCGCGATTTCGCGCAAGGCGGCATCGGGCGTGCCGGTGCATCCGGACAACGTGGCGGCGGTGGAGGACGCGGCGAAGCTGTGCGCGTCCCTGGGGCACGACATCGTCGAGGCCGCGCCTGTCTACGATGACGCGGTCCTGGTGGAGGCCATGGTGTCGGTGTGGTGCGCGAGCAACGCCGCGCTGGCGGAGATGCTCGGCGGAGCGCTGGGGCGCACGCTGGGGCCGGACACGCTGGAGGCCACGACGTGGGCCGCCGTGGAGCACGGACGGCGCCTGCGCGCGCTGGACCTGCAGGCGGCGTTCGCGGTCTTCAACCAGGTGAGCCGCGCGGTGGGCGCGTTCTTCGTGGACCATGACGTACTGCTGACGCCCACCGTGGCCGTGCCGCCCTATCCGCTCGGCGTGCTGGACTCGAACAAGCCCATGGGCGCGGGCGAGTGGTACCGGCACGTCTTCACGCTGATTCCCTTCACACCGCTCTTCAACGTGACGGGGCAGCCGGCCATGTCCGTGCCCCTGCACTGGAACGCGCAGGGCCTGCCCATCGGCGTGCAGTTCGTCGGCCGCTTCGCGGAAGAGTCCACGCTGTTCCGGCTCGCGGGCCAGTT contains:
- a CDS encoding DEAD/DEAH box helicase, whose amino-acid sequence is MSATVQLLEAVRKEARPGIWSNGVNLSRAGAVVLQSKTESELELRVRSSGRPVPFTVTLYPADEAWECDCPSRVDPCEHVVAAALSLQQAEKTDAPMETAATRWSRVVYHFARTGDGLQLKRTLAHADGREEPLDGSLASYMAKPAQAAQLQVEQADLLADRILEQRRTRGALAPETLEALLKVLVQARNVLLDGRPVAIPDEVVVPQALVEERGGQLVVTVARDPRVTEVVSPGVALVGDALARLGETSMTGPWLNNLPIVRTYGAEQLGELTSKVLPELGRRMPVDVRTKRVPSIDRELKPRILLELHQLESGLSVLPTLVYGAPPAVRIDNGRMVYLRGAVPLRDEAVEQRLVHELREELNLVPGRRVTVQGPEMVRWADKLRRWGGDLAGDGASVVSPDVRLKPSLSVEGATNALGVPEVRFTLDFQVEGGKGGETRSVDAAAVVRAWQEGLGLVPLVGGGWAPLPRAWLEKNGQRVADLLAARQSDGRVSNHALPQLSQLCETLEQPPPPGLDKLAPLVEGFEKLPPPVLPEELNASLRHYQQTGVSWLGFLKSAGLGGILADDMGLGKTLQTICVLGKGSLVVCPTSVLPNWVAELKRFRPSLKVCVYHGPGRALDAAADVTLTTYSILRLDAAVLGAQDWAMVVLDEAQAIKNPESQVARAAFGIKSGFRLALSGTPLENRLDELWSLMHFTNPGLLGGRRQFEEKLARPISEGNAGAASELRRRIRPFVLRRLKRDVAPELPPRIESVMHVSLDERERSIYDAVMAATRAEVVALLNEGGSVLKALEALLRLRQAACHPALVPGQKATSSSKVDTLVEALDTAVSEGHKALVFSQWTSLLDLIEPALKRAGIGFDRLDGSTANRGEVTARFQADDGPPVLLMSLKAGGTGLNLTAADHVFLVDPWWNPAAEAQAADRAHRIGQERPVNVYRLVSQGTVEERILGLQDKKRALMEAALSEAGGAAAITREDLLELFS
- a CDS encoding membrane dipeptidase, producing MSPRHRRQGVLALLPLSLCLTLACGPVQEEAPSEQPTTQVESQALAAPGFAELHHHMFAEEAFGGGWFHGSHTGSLTSCDGGLPESDHARVRMDLSNLLNLCPNSGGINLGGNPLLAALFGLGGAVGSEFIGKIEGTEGDTGIHLGRMSVNTQWPRWDTIAHQQSWEGWLRQAHQGGMSLVMVSLVSNEFLCKVLPYQNISRPCDEMVDVELQLQMARDFDARNDWVEIALTPSHARNIIASGKLAMVLSIETSKLFGTKDWRTELDRFYSLGVRSLQPVHQLDNRFGGAALHNAIFQAAQFLETCHVDTDCGVTTDTMTLGFDVYRDAAGNCRNTKGLTADGKALVQAMMSRGMLIDVAHLSEKGLQDAFALAQANTYYPLVISHGHFREVMNPKLADDEKTTPAWVVRYLRQTGGIFGLRTAHDETRTYSRSGVANNCHGSTRSLAQAVEFGRQGLKVPMAFGADLNGFIQQTRPRFGNHGACSATFQAEADAHLRQQNVAGPTRLGTGFDEYGLAHVGYLPDLLKDLGRVGANTAALSGSAETFLKTWERAVNPRTGMADAAADIDTSGVATYVDKATRETQYPLLCGVRYAPDSKAVGESCRFKEECISDACTASGCNSSGTCICDEEADCASTQYCGWGLNSGKCQPKKARGATCLYGKECLSGSCRWTLTCG
- a CDS encoding amidase codes for the protein MHLDDYTRYDALGLAELVRQKEVSPDELLRAALEAIARVNPKLNAVIDVREADAREALKRGVAEGPFRGVPFLIKDLVVHAAGIPTELGSRLARGLVLPHDTVLMERYRRSGMVLMGRTNTPEFGNNATTEPVTYGPTRNPWDLSRSPGGSSGGSAAAVASGIVPVAHGNDGGGSLRIPSSLCGVFGLKPTRGRVSVGPDGGDAVNGLGIEHVMTRSVRDSAAMLDATQGYAPGDPYFAPPPERPFLEEVRREPGKLRIAISRKAASGVPVHPDNVAAVEDAAKLCASLGHDIVEAAPVYDDAVLVEAMVSVWCASNAALAEMLGGALGRTLGPDTLEATTWAAVEHGRRLRALDLQAAFAVFNQVSRAVGAFFVDHDVLLTPTVAVPPYPLGVLDSNKPMGAGEWYRHVFTLIPFTPLFNVTGQPAMSVPLHWNAQGLPIGVQFVGRFAEESTLFRLAGQLENARPWSVRRPPVHAAHAAP